A single window of Anopheles moucheti chromosome 2, idAnoMoucSN_F20_07, whole genome shotgun sequence DNA harbors:
- the LOC128296879 gene encoding uncharacterized protein LOC128296879 → MGESIREYLERMDIFFQVNEIEPWRHNSKKTVMLVTLGGASLYSLISKMVSSEEPKSCNYEKLCIKLREQLEQKVNVVAERYNFRHSMQKDLSIPEYIMELKALAQTCKFQSFLLEMLRDQLVTGVRDEGLRKRLLRESDLSFEQAENIARTWEAADEQNATFTTEVQPREMAAIRHAPKSSVGTQRYNHVRSSAYAYRQRKEHERERKCYRCGRLHNPQTCPARSWQYKSGRKRVGDPLNSESGKKKEKIFDMQEEKRKQIVHNYLQNPAVSSRELAKQLSLPKSTVARVIKKYKETQTIVRKVQTKRRSGTVNRELRLRVIWKIKANPNISDFNLAKNLNADRSTVR, encoded by the exons CCAAAAAGACAGTGATGCT GGTAACGTTAGGAGGAGCGTCACTTTACAGCCTGATATCGAAGATGGTATCATCGGAGGAGCCAAAGTCGTGCAATTATGAAAAGCTGTGTATAAAGCTCAGAGAGCAATTGGAACAAAAAGTGAATGTGGTGGCGGAACGGTACAATTTTCGGCATAGTATGCAGAAGGACCTCTCTATTCCTGAATACATTATGGAACTGAAAGCTTTGGCACAAACGTGCAAGTTCCAATCGTTTTTGTTGGAAATGTTGCGTGATCAGTTGGTGACTGGTGTACGGGACGAAGGTCTGCGGAAACGTCTGTTAAGAGAATCAGATCTGTCGTTCGAGCAAGCAGAAAATATCGCCAGAACGTGGGAAGCAGCGGATGAGCAGAACGCAACTTTTACGACAGAAGTACAGCCTAGAGAAATGGCAGCAATAAGGCACGCGCCAAAAAGTAGCGTCGGTACGCAGCGTTACAACCACGTAAGGAGTAGTGCTTATGCATACAGGCAACGTAAAGAgcacgagagagagaggaagtgTTATAGATGTGGAAGATTACACAATCCACAAACATGTCCAGCACGATCGTGGCagt ACAAATCAGGACGCAAACGAGTTGGTGATCCACTGAACTCGGAGAGcggaaaaaagaaggaaaag ATATTCGACATGCAAgaggaaaagcgaaaacagATAGTGCACAACTATCTGCAAAATCCAGCAGTGTCATCTCGGGAGCTGGCAAAACAGTTAAGTTTGCCTAAGTCGACTGTTGCGCGAGTGATTAAAAAGTACAAGGAGACACAGACGATTGTTCGTAAGGTGCAAACTAAGCGACGGAGTGGAACCGTGAATCGTGAACTGCGATTGAGAGTCATTTGGAAAATCAAGGCTAACCCAAACATCTCCGACTTCAACTTGGCTAAAAATCTTAACGCCGACCGCTCTACTGTTCGGTGA